The following are from one region of the Peromyscus leucopus breed LL Stock chromosome 18, UCI_PerLeu_2.1, whole genome shotgun sequence genome:
- the LOC114683533 gene encoding olfactory receptor 6C6-like, translated as MKNQTVEIVFILLGLTGDPQLQILIFLFLFFNYILSLMGNLVIILLTLLDPHLKTPMYFFLRNFSFLEIAFTTVCIPRFLTSILSGEKTILYNACAAQLFFFFLLGTTEFYLLAAMSYDRYVAICRPLHYPIIMNSKVCHLLVISSWVTGFLVIFPPLLLGLKLDFCASKTVDHFVCDTSVLQLSCTDTRLIELMAFVLAVMTLVITLILVILSYTFIIKTILKFPSAQQRRKAFSTCSSHMVVVSITYGSCIFMYMKTSAKERVTLNKGVAVLNTSVAPLLNPFIYTLRNQQVKEAFKQVLHRFCSFKNHETRFKHK; from the coding sequence ATGAAGAACCAAACTGTGGAGATAGTGTTCATTTTGCTTGGACTGACAGGTGACCCTCAGCTACAAATTctgattttcctgtttctgtttttcaattaCATCTTGAGCCTGATGGGGAACTTAGTGATCATCCTTCTCACCCTGCTGGATCCCCACCTCAAGACTCCAATGTATTTCTTTCTCCGGAATTTCTCCTTCTTAGAAATTGCATTCACCACAGTTTGCATCCCCAGGTTCCTGACGAGCATTCTCTCAGGAGAGAAAACAATTTTGTACAATGCTTGTGCAGCTCaattattcttcttttttttgctaGGGACCACAGAGTTCTACCTCCTGGCTGCCATGTCCTATGATCGCTATGTTGCCATCTGCAGACCACTGCACTACCCCATCATCATGAACAGCAAAGTGTGTCACCTGCTGGTCATCAGCTCCTGGGTGACAGGGTTCTTAGTCATCTTCCCCCCTTTGCTCTTGGGACTCAAGCTGGATTTCTGTGCTTCCAAAACTGTCGATCACTTTGTATGTGACACTTCTGTCCTTCAGCTGTCTTGCACAGACACACGTTTAATAGAGTTGATGGCTTTTGTCTTGGCTGTGATGACACTGGTCATCACCTTGATCTTAGTGATCCTCTCTTACACATTCATTATCAAAACCATCCTCAAGTTCCCTTCAGCTCAACAACGGAGAAAGGCCTTTTCCACCTGCTCCTCACACATGGTTGTTGTCTCTATTACTTATGGGAGTTGTATCTTCATGTACATGAAAACATCAGCCAAGGAAAGGGTGACTCTAAATAAAGGTGTAGCTGTGCTCAACACTTCTGTGGCCCCTTTGCTAAACCCTTTCATTTACACCCTCAGGAACCAGCAGGTGAAAGAAGCTTTCAAACAGGTACTTCAcagattttgttcttttaaaaaccatgagacaagatttaaacataaataa